TTCTGGTCCAGGCGCGGGATCGACCGCAGCAGGCCCTTGGTGTAGGGGTGGGCGGGTGCCCGGTAGATGTCGTGGACGGGCGAGGTCTCCACGATGCGGCCGGCGTACATCACCGCGATCTTGTCGGCGACGTCGGCCACCACGCCGAGGTCGTGGGTGATGAGGATCAGTCCCATGTTGAGTTCGCGCTGGAGCTCGGCGAGCAGGTCCATCACCTGGGCCTGGACGGTGACGTCCAGAGCGGTGGTCGGCTCGTCGGCGATGATCAGCGAGGGTTCCAGCGCCATCGCCATGGCGATCATGATGCGCTGGCGCATACCGCCCGAGAACTGGTGCGGGTAGTCCCCCACCCGCTCGCGGGCGGCCGGGATGCGCACCCGGTCCATCAGCTCGACGGCCTTGGCCCTGGCGTCGGAACGGGACATCCCCCGGTGCACGACGAACATCTCGCCGAGCTGGTCCCCCACGCTGAGCACCGGGTTCAGCGAGGACAGCGCGTCCTGGAAGATCATGGCCATCTCCTGGCCGCGGATCCTGCGGCGTTCCTCGGCCTTGAGTTTCAGCAGGTCGCGGTCCTTGAAGATGATCTCGCCCCCGCTGATCCGCCCCGGCGGCATGTCGAGGATGCCCATGATCGCCTGGGCGGTGACGGACTTGCCCGACCCGGACTCGCCGAGCACGGCCAGCGTCTGCCCCGCCTCCACGCTGTAGTTGACCCCGTTGACGGCCTGGGCCACGCCGTCGCGGGTGTGGAACTCCACGTGCAGGTCGCGCACTTCGAGCAGCATGGCGGTGGACTCCTCAGCGCAGCTTGGGGTCGAGGGCGTCGCGTACCGCGTCGCCGAGCATGATGAAGGCGAGCACGGTGACCGCGAGCGCCCCGGCGGGCCAGAGCAGCATGTGCGGCGCGTTGCGGATGTACTGCGAGGCGGCGGAGATGTCGATCCCCCAGGACACGGCCGGTGGTTTCAGTCCGACCCCGAGGTAGGAGAGGGTCGCCTCCAGCGAGATGTAGGTCCCCAGGGCGATGGTCGCGACGACGATCACGGGGGCGATGGCGTTGGGGGTGATGTGCCGCAGCATCATCCGCGCGTTGGAGGCCCCGAGCGCCCTGGCCGCCTGGACGTAGTCGTTCTGTTTGGCGGTGATGACGGAGCCGCGTGCGATACGGGCGATCTGCGGCCAGCCGAGCAGGACGATGAAGCCGATCACGGGCCAGACGGTGGAGCTGGTGACCACGGAGAGGAAGACCAGGCCGCCGAGGACCACGGGGATGCCGAAGAAGACGTCCGTGATGCGGGAGAGGACCGCGTCCCACGTCCCGCCGAAGAACCCGGCCAGCCCGCCCAGTACGCCGCCGAGCAGGGAGACCCCGAGCGTGGACAGCACGCCGACGGTCACCGAGGTCCGCGCGCCGTAGACGGTGCGGGTGTAGACGTCGCAGCCCTGGCCGTCGAAGCCGAAGGGGTGGCCGGGCTGGGAGCCTTCCTGCGCCTTGCCCAGGTCGCAGTCGAGCGGGTCCTGGGAGGCGATCAGCGACGGCCAGACCGAGATGACCACCAGGAACAGGATGATCAGCCCGGAGATGATGAAGACGGGGTTGCGGCGCAGGTCGCGCCAGGCGTCGGACCACAGGCTGCGGGGCTTGCCCGCGGGCCCGGCCCCGTCGGGGCCGCCCGGGGTTTTCTCCAGCGTCGCGCCCTCGTCCATCGCGAGGTCCATGGCCCCGCCCGCCCCGGCCCCCGAGATCGCTCCGCTCCCCGACGGGTCGTCCCACGGCTGCTGCTCAGGCATAGCGGATCCTCGGGTCGAGTACGGCGTACAGGAGGTCGACGATCAGGTTGGCCGCCAGGAAGACCAGGACCAGGACGGTCACGAACCCGACGACGGTCTGGGAGTTCTGGCGCAGGATGCCCTGGTAGAGCTGGTAGCCGACGCCGTGGATGTTGAAGATCCGCTCGGTGACGATCGCGCCGCCCATGAGCGCCCCCACGTCCGTCCCGATGAAGGTGACGACGGGGATGAGCGAGTTGCGCAGCAGGTGCCGGATCACCACCCGGCGCCTGGGCAGCCCCTTGGCCACGGCGGTGCGGACGTAGTCCGCGCGGGAGTTCTCGGCGATCGAGGTCCGGGTGAGCCGGGTGACGTAGGCGAGGGAGACCGAGGCGAGGACGAGTCCGGGGACGATGAGCTCGTCCAGCGGTGCGCCGGTGGAGACGGACGGTTTGATGACGCCCCACTGGACGCCGAGCAGGAGCTGGAGCAGCAGGCCGGTGACGAACGTCGGCACGGAGATGACGATCAGCGTGAGGATCAGCACGGTGGTGTCGACGGGCCGGCCCCGGCGCAGGCCCGTGACGACGCCGAGGCTGATGCCGATGACGATCTCGAAGACGATGGCGACGACGGTCAGCCGGATGGTGACGGGGAAGGCGGTGCCCATCAGCTCGGTGACCTTCTGCCCGTTGAAGGCGGTGCCGAAGTCGCCGGTGAAGACGTTGCCCATGTAGGTCACGTATTGCTGCCAGACGGGCTTGTCCAGGCCGAATTCGGCCCGCAGCCGGGAGGCTGTCGCGGGGTCGCACTGCCGGTCGCCGCAGAGGCCCGCGATGGGGTCTCCCATCACGTTCACCATGAGGAAGATCAGAAGCGTGGTGCCGAAGAAGACGGGGATCATCTGCAGCAGCCGCCGGATCACATAACGTCCCATGAAGGGCTCCGGGGGTCGGGGCGAGGAGGCCGGGCGGGGATGCGGGAGGCCGGGCGGCCGGTGCGCGGACGGCGCACCGGCCACCCGGCCCCGGTCAGGTCACTTGACCTTGATCTCGTTGTAGACCGGCACGCTGAACGGGTTGAGCGAGACGCCGCTGATCCGGTCCGAGTAGCCGGCGCTGCCGTTCTGGTACCAGAGCGGGATGGCCGGCATCTGCTCGGCCAGGACCTTCTCGGCGTCCTGGAAGGTGGAGACCGCCTTGGCCTTGTCGGTCTCGGCGTTGGCCTTGTCCACCAGGCCGTCGAACTCCTCGTTGCTCCACTTGCCGTCGTTGGAGGAGGCGTCGGTGTAGTAGGTCGGCTGGAGGAAGTTCTGGATCAGCGGGTAGTCCATCTGCCAGCCGGCCCGCCAGGCACCGGTCAGTTTCTGGTTGGAGACCTGGCTGCGGAAGTCGGCGAAGGTGCCGACCGGGGCGCCGACGCATGCCTTGTTGTCGCCCATGACGTTGTTGATGCTGTTGCAGACGGCGTCGACCCATTCCTTGTGCGAGCCGGTGTCCGCGTTGTACGAGATCTTGAGCTGGCCGCCCGGGATCCCGCCGCCCTCCTCGATGAGCTTCTTGGCCCCCGCCTTGTCGTACTCGCACGGGGAGCCGCACAGGCCCTTCTTGAAGCCGCCGTCCTTGCCGAGCACCGGGGAGGTCCAGTCGGTGGCCGGGGTGCGGGTCTTCCGGAAGATCTGGTCGGTGATCTGCGCGCGGTTGATCGCCTTCGACAGTCCCTGGCGCACCTTGGCCGCGTCGGGGGTGTCCCACTTCTTGTCGTAGAAGGGGAAGGCGAGGGTCTGGATGATCCCCGCGGGGGTGTTGATGTACCGGTCGCCGAGGTCGGCCTGCACGTTCTTGAGCTGCGAGGCCGGGATGTCGTCGACGAGGTCGAGGTTGCCGGCGGTCAGGTCGGTGTAGGCGGTGTTGTTGTCGGTGTAGACCTTGAGGTCGATGCCGCCGTTCTGCGCCTTGTCCGCCCCCGGGTACCCGTCCCACCTGCGCAGGCTCATCGAGGAGCCCTTGTCATAGCTCTCGATGGTGTAGGGGCCGTTGCCGACCGGCTTGGAGAGCCATGCGTCGTGGTCGTCGTAGAAGGCCTTGGGCAGGGGCGCGAAGGCCGCGTAGCCGAGGGTGTCGGGCCAGGTGGAGAACTTCTGCGACAGCTTCACGGTGAAGGTGGTGTCGTCCACCGCCTTCAGGCCGGAGAGGGTGTCGGCGCTCGCGTCGCCCGAGTCGGGGTGGACCTTGTCGTAGCCGTCGATGTAGCCGAAGAAGTAGGCGTTCTTCTGGTTGTTCTCCAGCGCGGCGCCGTAGTTCCAGGCGTCCACGAAGGACTTGGCGGTGATCTTCTCGCCGTTGCTGAAGGTCCAGTTGTCCTTGATCTTCACGGTGAAGTTCTGCGAGTCCTTTGACGTGATCGACTGGGCGATCTCGTTCTTGGCCTCGCCGGTCTTCGGGTCGTAGCGGACGAGTCCCCGGAAGACCATGTCGAGGACCTTGCCGCCCTGCACCTCGTTGGTGTTCGCCGGCTCCAGCGGGTTCTGCGGGTCACCCCAGGAGGAGCTGACGATGCCGTCCGCGCCGCCTCCGCCGCCGCCACCGCCGTCCCCGCCGCCGCAGGCCGTGGCCGCCAGGGCGACGGCTACGGCACATGCGGCCCACCTGGCCTGTGTGGCTCCGCGCATGGAGTGCCTCCTAGGGTTCCCTTGAGTAGCTCAATGCCCTATATCACCCCATTTGACGGTACGTCGCATGCGTATGTCCTCCGTACGGGCGCGCCCGTAACACGCGAAGGCGCCCGGCCCCCCGTGTCGGGGAGGCCGGGCGCCTGTCGTCGTCCGCGCCGGGCGGGTTACGCCGCGTTCACGACGTTCTTCTCCTCGGCGAAGTGGCACGCCGACTCGTGCGCCGCGGGCGTGTCCGTGGCCTTGAAGCGCTCGGGGACCGCCAGCAGCGGCACCTCGGTGGCGCACTTGTCCTCGGCCTTCCAGCACCGGGTGCGGAAGCGGCAGCCCGAGGGCGGGTTGGCCGGCGAGGGGACGTCACCGGTGAGGATGATCCGCTCGCGGCCCTCACGGGCGTCCGGGTCGGGGACCGGGACCGCCGACAGCAGCGCCTGGGTGTAGGGGTGCGTCGGGTGGTCGTAGATCTGCGTGTCGGTACCGATCTCGGCCATCTTGCCGAGGTACATCACGCCGACCCGGTCGGAGATGTGCCGCACGATCGACAGGTCGTGCGCGATGAAGAGGTAGGACAGGTTGAACTCGTCCTGGAGCTTCTCCATCAGGTTGATGACCTGGGCCTGCACCGACACGTCGAGCGCGGAGACCGGCTCGTCGCAGATGATGATCTCCGGGTTGAGCGCGAGGCCGCGGGCGATGCCGATGCGCTGGCGCTGGCCGCCGGAGAACTGGTGCGGGTAGCGGTTGATGTACTCCGGGTTCAGCCCGACGACGTCCAGGAGCTCCTGCACCCGGCGGCGCCGGTCGCCCTTCGGGGCCACCTCGGGGTGGATCTCGAAGGTCTCCCCGATGATGTCGCCGACCGTCATCCGCGGGTTCAGCGAGGTGTACGGGTCCTGGAACACCATCTGGATGTTGCGGCGCACGGCCTTCAGCGCACGGCCGGACAGCTTGGTGATGTCCTGGCCCTTGTAGAAGACCTCGCCCGCGGTGGCCCGCTCCAGCGTCATCAGCAGCTTGGCGACCGTGGACTTGCCGCAGCCGGACTCACCGACGATACCGAGGGTCTCGCCCTGGTAGAGGTCGAAGGAGACCCCGTCCACGGCCTTGACCGCGCCGACCTGCTTCTTGAAGAGGATGCCCTGGGTCAGCGGGAAGTGCTTGACCAGGTTGCGGACCTGGAGGATCGGCTCCCCCTTGGAGACGGGGGCGTCGATCGCCGCCACGGCCTCCGTCTCGGTACCCGCGTTGACGGTCGCCACTTCGGTGACGTTCGGGGTGGCGTCCACGGACTCCTTCTTGAGCTCAGCCATGGATCGTCTCCTTCCAGAAGTGGCAGGCGCTGCCGCGGCCGGCCAGCTCGGTGCCGTCCTGCTCGGTCACCGGGAGCAGGGCCGGGATGTCCGTACGGCACACGTCCTGCGCCATGGTGCAGCGCGGGTTGAAGGCGCAGCCGGACGGCACGTGCAGCAGGTTGGGCGGCAGGCCCTTGATCGCGTAGAGCTCCTGGCCCTTCTGGTCCAGGCGCGGGATCGAGTCCAGCAGCCCCTTGGTGTAGGGGTGCGCGGGACGCTTGTAGATCTCGTGGACCGGGGCGGTCTCGACGATCCGGCCCGCGTACATCACGGCGATCTTGTCGGCGACGTCAGCGACGACACCGAGGTCGTGCGTGATGAGGATCAGACCCATGTTGAAGTCACGCTGGAGCTCCGCGAGGAGGTCCATGACCTGGGCCTGGACCGTCACGTCGAGCGCCGTGGTGGGCTCGTCCGCGATGATCAGGTCCGGCTCCAGGGCGAGCGCCATCGCGATCATGATGCGCTGGCGCATACCGCCGGAGAACTGGTGCGGGTAGTCCGAGACACGGGCCTTGGCCGCCGGGATCTTCACCCGGTCCATCAGCTCGATGGACTTGGCCTTGGCCTCCTTCTTGGACATGCCCTTGTGGACCCGGAACATCTCGCCGAGCTGGTAGCCGACGCTGAGGACCGGGTTGAGCGAGGACAGCGCGTCCTGGAAGATCATCGCGATCTTCCGGCCGCGGATCTGCCGGCGCTCCTCGGCCGACATCTTGAGCATGTCCTGGCCGCGGAAGAGGATCTCGCCCTTCGGGATGCGGCCGGGGGGCATGTCCAGGATGCCCATGATCGCCTGGGCGGTCACGGACTTGCCGGAGCCGGACTCGCCGAGCACCGCGAGGGTCTCGCCCGCGCTGACGTTGTAGTTGACGCCGTTGACGGCCTTGGCGACCCCGTCACGGGTGTGGAACTCCACGTGCAGGTCGCGGACCTCGAGCAGCGGGCCGCCCGTGTCGTCGGACCCGCGCGGAGCGGGGACGTCCGCGGTCTTGTCGATGATGGTCATGTACGCCTCCCTCAGCGCAGCTTGGGGTCGAGGGCGTTGCGTACAGCATCGCCGAGCATGATGAACGCCAGAACGGTGATCGACACCATGACCGACGGGATGATCAGCACGAACGCGGCGTTGCGCAGCTGCTCCTGGCCGGAGGAGATGTCGACACCCCACGACACGGTCGGCTCGGCGAGTCCGATGCCCAGGAAGGACAGCGTGGCCTCGGCCGAGATGTAACCGCCGAGGGCGATGGTGGCGACCACGATCACCGGGGCCATGGCGTTCGGCAGGATGTGGCGGAGCAGGATGCGGCTGGTCGAGGCGCCGAGCGCCTTGGCCGCCATCACGTAGTCCGCCTGCTTGATCGTCAGCACGGAACCACGCGCCACACGGGCGATCTGGGTCCAGCCGAGGAAGGCCAGGGCCAGGATGACGACCCAGACGTGACGCTCGTCGAACGAGGTCAGGATGACCATCGCGCCGAGGATGAAGGGGACTCCGAAGAAGATGTCGGTGACCCGGGAGAGCAGCGTGTCGATCCAGCCGCCGAAGTAGCCGGCCAGCATGCCGACCACGGTGCCCAGGATCGTGACGAGGGCGGTGACGATCACCGCGACCATGATCGAGGCACGGGCGCCGTAGATGACACGTGCGTAGATCGAGCGGCCCTGGATGTCGTAGCCGAACCAGTCCTCCTGGAAGAAGTTCCCCCACTTGGGCTTCTGGAGGTAGTGGTTGGCCAGGTCCGCGTAGCGCGGGTCCGCGCCGGTGAACAGGCCGGGGGCTATCGCCATCATCAGCAGGAAGAAGATCAGGACGGCCGAGACGATGAACAGCGGGCTGCGCCGCAGGTCGTGCCAGGCGTCCGACCACAGGCTGCGGGGCTTGCCCACCGGCGCGGAGGCCGCCTGCTCGGCGGCCGAGTCGGCGGACAGGCCGGTGGGGGCTTCCTTGAGCACCTCAGGCATAACGGATCCTCGGGTCCAGGACCGCGTAAAGCAGGTCGACGAGCAGGCTGGTGACGAGATAGACGATGACGATCAGCGTCACGATGCCGACGACCGTGGCGCCTTCACGGTGCTGCAGCGCACCGAAGACCGCCCGGCCCACACCCTGGACGTTGAAGATCCCCTCGGTGACGACGGCGCCGCCGAGCAGCGCACCGAGGTCGGTACCGAGGAAGGTGACCACCGGGATCATCGAGTTGCGCATGAGGTGGACGCCGATGACGCGACGGCGCGGCAGGCCCTTGGCCACCGCGGTGCGCATGTAGTCGGCGCGCAGGTTCTCCGCGATCGACGTACGGGTCAGGCGCGCGACGTACGCGAGGGAGAGCGACCCGAGGACGACCGCCGGCAGGAGCAGCTCACCCCAGTTCGCTTCCGCGCTGACGTTGGGGTCGACCCAGCCGAGCTGGTGGGCGAAGAAGTACTGGGCGAGGAAGCCGAGCACGAACGACGGCACCGAGATGAGCAGCAGCGTCAGGACGAGCAGGCCGCGGTCGCGGAGGGTGTCGGCCTTGAGTCCGGCGAAGACGCCGATGGAGATACCGACGAGAACGGTGAAGACGAAGGCAAACAGCGCCAGCCTGATCGTGATCGGGAAAGCGTCCGCGATGGTCTCGGACACCGGACGACCGCTGGCGATCTCCGTTCCGAAGTCACCCTGGAAGAGCCCGACCAGATAGTTCCAGTACTGGTGCCAGAACGGCAGGTCGAGGCCGAGGTCCTTCTTCATGGCCGCGATCTGTGCGGGGTCGACGGTCTGCTCGCCTGCGAGTGCGCGCACGGGATCGCCGGGCAGCACATACATCATGGCGAAGACCAGCATGGTTGATCCGAGGAAGACCGGGATCATCTGGAGCAGTCGCCGCGCGACGTAACGCCCCATGTTTGCCTCCGATTTGGGGTCATGCAGCCCGGGGACCGCGCTCCGGATATCGAAGCGCGGCCCCCGGGACCTACTGCCTGTGTGGGCGGCTGATGGCCGAGTGGGGCCCTCAGGCGTGGTTACTTCACGGTGACGTCGGTCATGACGTAGTCACCACGGAAGTCGATCGCGACGTTGTCGACGGACTTGCCGTAACCGCCGTTGATCTTGTACTCCCAGAGCGGGATCGCCGGCATCTTGTCGAGGACGAGCTTCTCGGCCTCCTGGTACGCCTTGATCGACTCGTCCAGGGAGGGGGCGTTGTCGCCCTTCTTGAAGGCCGCGTCGACCTCCTTGTCCGAGAACCGGCCGTTGTTGGCCTCGGCGGTGGTGCCGTACAGCTCCCGCATGAAGTTGACGTTCAGCGGGTAGTCGGCGACCCAGCCACCGCGGTACATCGACTTCACCTGGTCGTTGTCACGCGCTTCCAGGTCGGTCTGGAAGTCCGGCTTGGCGTCCGGGATGCAGTCGACACCGGTCGAGTTGCGGATGGACTCGCAGACCGCGGTCACCCACTCCTTGTGGCCGCCGTCGGCGTTGTACTGGATCCAGATCTTGTTGTCCGGAACACCGCCGCCTTCCTTGACGAGCGCCTTCGCCTTGGCCGGGTCGAACGTGAAGACGTCCGTGTCCAGCTGCTGGTTGCCGGCGACGCCCGGGGGCGTGAAGCTCTTCGCGGGCTCGCGGGTGCCGTTGAGCACGGTCTTGGTGATCGTGTCACGGTCGATGCCCATGGACAGACCCTGGATGACCTTCGGGTCGATGTCCTTGAAGGTCTTCGAGTAGAAGGTCGGGACCAGCGACTGGACGGCCGCGTACGGCTCGTCGATCACGCGGTCACCGAGGTCCTGCTTGTACTTCGGCAGGTCCTTCGGGCCGACCTGGCGGATCATGTCCAGGTTGCCGGAGATCAGGTCCTGGTACGCGGCCTCGACGGTCGCGTAGTTCTTGAACAGGATGCCCTTGTTCTTGGCCTTGTTCGGACCCTGGTAGTCCGGGTTGGCCTTGACCTGGATGAGCTTCTTGTGGTCCCACTTCTCGAAGATGTAGGGACCGTTGCCGACCGGCGCCTGGCCGAAGGCCTTGGTGTCCTTGTAGAACACCTCGGGCAGCGGGGCGAAGGTGTAGTAGCCGAGCTTGTACTCGAAGTACGGGACCGGCTTGTCGAGCTCGATCGTGAAGGTGGTGTCGTCGACCGCCTTCAGACCGGACATCTCCTCGGACTTCGGGTCACCCTTCTCCGGGTGGACGTCCGCGTAGCCCTTGATGTCCTCGAACCAGAAGGCGTTCTGCTGGTTGTTCTTGATGTTGGCGTACCAGTTCCACGCCTTGATGTACGACTCGGCGGTGACCGGGGTGCCGTCGTGGAACTTCCAGCCGGGCTTGAGCTTGACCGTCCAGGTCTTGGAGTCCTCCGTCGTCACGGACTCCGCGTTCGTGTAGACGATGTTGCCCTCGCCGTCGAACTCCAGGAGCTGCGTGAACACGGCCTGGATGACGTAGCTGCCGAGCTGCTCGTTCGTGTCGGCCGGGATCAGGGGCTTCTGCGGCTCACCGACGTCGACGGAGACGTAGCCCGCGGGCTTGCCCTTCTCCTTCGAAGCAGAGTTGCTGCTGTCGTCGCCGTCGCCCCCGCCGCAGGCGGTCGCGGCCAGGGCGATGATTGCCGCTCCCGCGACCCACTTGGCGCTCTTGGCACCGCGCATGGGTTTCCTCCTCATGAGTCCACTTTTGACTACAAGAAGGGCACTGGAGAGATCCACCGACACCCCTGACGGCGATCGTTTCCCGTGCCCCGAGTGTGCTCGTGAGTCGGCACTCCCCACAGTGCGCTGACCCATTGACCCGAGCTCAATGGAGCCAACTATTAAGGAACACCGGGCTGTAAACCACACTTAAAGGGTCTCGGTTTGACAACATCAGGACACCCCGGATGACCGAAATCCGGACAAAGTGATCCCAGACAGACACCCCCGAAACGGACCGTTAACACATGTTCCGGAGAGCGACGCACGATATCCGGACACCTCGGTCAGATAATCCGGTTGACGGAAAGGCCCGGGCCCCCACAGTGTCTGCGGGGGCCCGGGCCTCGTGTCCATGGCTCATCGGCCGGTTCGCCGGCGAAGGACGGCGCTCCGGGACGGCTCAGCCGTGCTTGGCGCGCGAGGCGGTGCGTCCGCGCTGCTTCTGGTCCAGGACGACCTTGCGGATGCGGACCGTCTCCGGGGTGACCTCGATGCACTCGTCGTCGCGGCAGAACTCCAGGGACTGCTCCAGCGAGAGCTTGCGGGCCGGCACCACGTTCTCGGTGGTGTCCGCGGAGGCCGCGCGCATGTTGGTGAGCTTCTTCTCCTTGGTGATGTTCACGTCCATGTCGTCGGCGCGTGAGTTCTCACCGATGATCATGCCCTCGTAGACCTCGGTGCCGGCCTCGGTGAAGATGACACCGCGCTCCTGGAGGTTGACCATCGCGAAGGGCGTGACCGTGCCCGCGCGGTCGGCGACCAGCGAGCCGTTGTGGCGGGTGCGCAGCTCGCCGAACCACGGCTCGTGGCCCTCGAAGATGGAGTGCGCGATGCCCGTACCGCGGGTCTGGGTCAGGAACTCCGTACGGAAGCCGATCAGGCCGCGGGAAGGAACGATCCACTCCATGCGGACCCAGCCCGAGCCGTGGTTCGTCATGGTCTCCATACGGCCCTTGCGGGTCGCCATCAGCTGTGTGATGGCACCGAGGTGCTCCTCGGGGGAGTCGATCGTCATGCGCTCGATGG
This DNA window, taken from Streptomyces nitrosporeus, encodes the following:
- a CDS encoding peptide ABC transporter substrate-binding protein → MRGATQARWAACAVAVALAATACGGGDGGGGGGGGADGIVSSSWGDPQNPLEPANTNEVQGGKVLDMVFRGLVRYDPKTGEAKNEIAQSITSKDSQNFTVKIKDNWTFSNGEKITAKSFVDAWNYGAALENNQKNAYFFGYIDGYDKVHPDSGDASADTLSGLKAVDDTTFTVKLSQKFSTWPDTLGYAAFAPLPKAFYDDHDAWLSKPVGNGPYTIESYDKGSSMSLRRWDGYPGADKAQNGGIDLKVYTDNNTAYTDLTAGNLDLVDDIPASQLKNVQADLGDRYINTPAGIIQTLAFPFYDKKWDTPDAAKVRQGLSKAINRAQITDQIFRKTRTPATDWTSPVLGKDGGFKKGLCGSPCEYDKAGAKKLIEEGGGIPGGQLKISYNADTGSHKEWVDAVCNSINNVMGDNKACVGAPVGTFADFRSQVSNQKLTGAWRAGWQMDYPLIQNFLQPTYYTDASSNDGKWSNEEFDGLVDKANAETDKAKAVSTFQDAEKVLAEQMPAIPLWYQNGSAGYSDRISGVSLNPFSVPVYNEIKVK
- a CDS encoding ABC transporter permease, which translates into the protein MPEVLKEAPTGLSADSAAEQAASAPVGKPRSLWSDAWHDLRRSPLFIVSAVLIFFLLMMAIAPGLFTGADPRYADLANHYLQKPKWGNFFQEDWFGYDIQGRSIYARVIYGARASIMVAVIVTALVTILGTVVGMLAGYFGGWIDTLLSRVTDIFFGVPFILGAMVILTSFDERHVWVVILALAFLGWTQIARVARGSVLTIKQADYVMAAKALGASTSRILLRHILPNAMAPVIVVATIALGGYISAEATLSFLGIGLAEPTVSWGVDISSGQEQLRNAAFVLIIPSVMVSITVLAFIMLGDAVRNALDPKLR
- a CDS encoding ABC transporter ATP-binding protein is translated as MAELKKESVDATPNVTEVATVNAGTETEAVAAIDAPVSKGEPILQVRNLVKHFPLTQGILFKKQVGAVKAVDGVSFDLYQGETLGIVGESGCGKSTVAKLLMTLERATAGEVFYKGQDITKLSGRALKAVRRNIQMVFQDPYTSLNPRMTVGDIIGETFEIHPEVAPKGDRRRRVQELLDVVGLNPEYINRYPHQFSGGQRQRIGIARGLALNPEIIICDEPVSALDVSVQAQVINLMEKLQDEFNLSYLFIAHDLSIVRHISDRVGVMYLGKMAEIGTDTQIYDHPTHPYTQALLSAVPVPDPDAREGRERIILTGDVPSPANPPSGCRFRTRCWKAEDKCATEVPLLAVPERFKATDTPAAHESACHFAEEKNVVNAA
- a CDS encoding ABC transporter permease, which encodes MPEQQPWDDPSGSGAISGAGAGGAMDLAMDEGATLEKTPGGPDGAGPAGKPRSLWSDAWRDLRRNPVFIISGLIILFLVVISVWPSLIASQDPLDCDLGKAQEGSQPGHPFGFDGQGCDVYTRTVYGARTSVTVGVLSTLGVSLLGGVLGGLAGFFGGTWDAVLSRITDVFFGIPVVLGGLVFLSVVTSSTVWPVIGFIVLLGWPQIARIARGSVITAKQNDYVQAARALGASNARMMLRHITPNAIAPVIVVATIALGTYISLEATLSYLGVGLKPPAVSWGIDISAASQYIRNAPHMLLWPAGALAVTVLAFIMLGDAVRDALDPKLR
- a CDS encoding ABC transporter permease, which produces MGRYVIRRLLQMIPVFFGTTLLIFLMVNVMGDPIAGLCGDRQCDPATASRLRAEFGLDKPVWQQYVTYMGNVFTGDFGTAFNGQKVTELMGTAFPVTIRLTVVAIVFEIVIGISLGVVTGLRRGRPVDTTVLILTLIVISVPTFVTGLLLQLLLGVQWGVIKPSVSTGAPLDELIVPGLVLASVSLAYVTRLTRTSIAENSRADYVRTAVAKGLPRRRVVIRHLLRNSLIPVVTFIGTDVGALMGGAIVTERIFNIHGVGYQLYQGILRQNSQTVVGFVTVLVLVFLAANLIVDLLYAVLDPRIRYA
- a CDS encoding ABC transporter permease; the encoded protein is MGRYVARRLLQMIPVFLGSTMLVFAMMYVLPGDPVRALAGEQTVDPAQIAAMKKDLGLDLPFWHQYWNYLVGLFQGDFGTEIASGRPVSETIADAFPITIRLALFAFVFTVLVGISIGVFAGLKADTLRDRGLLVLTLLLISVPSFVLGFLAQYFFAHQLGWVDPNVSAEANWGELLLPAVVLGSLSLAYVARLTRTSIAENLRADYMRTAVAKGLPRRRVIGVHLMRNSMIPVVTFLGTDLGALLGGAVVTEGIFNVQGVGRAVFGALQHREGATVVGIVTLIVIVYLVTSLLVDLLYAVLDPRIRYA
- a CDS encoding ABC transporter ATP-binding protein, encoding MTIIDKTADVPAPRGSDDTGGPLLEVRDLHVEFHTRDGVAKAVNGVNYNVSAGETLAVLGESGSGKSVTAQAIMGILDMPPGRIPKGEILFRGQDMLKMSAEERRQIRGRKIAMIFQDALSSLNPVLSVGYQLGEMFRVHKGMSKKEAKAKSIELMDRVKIPAAKARVSDYPHQFSGGMRQRIMIAMALALEPDLIIADEPTTALDVTVQAQVMDLLAELQRDFNMGLILITHDLGVVADVADKIAVMYAGRIVETAPVHEIYKRPAHPYTKGLLDSIPRLDQKGQELYAIKGLPPNLLHVPSGCAFNPRCTMAQDVCRTDIPALLPVTEQDGTELAGRGSACHFWKETIHG
- a CDS encoding ABC transporter ATP-binding protein is translated as MLLEVRDLHVEFHTRDGVAQAVNGVNYSVEAGQTLAVLGESGSGKSVTAQAIMGILDMPPGRISGGEIIFKDRDLLKLKAEERRRIRGQEMAMIFQDALSSLNPVLSVGDQLGEMFVVHRGMSRSDARAKAVELMDRVRIPAARERVGDYPHQFSGGMRQRIMIAMAMALEPSLIIADEPTTALDVTVQAQVMDLLAELQRELNMGLILITHDLGVVADVADKIAVMYAGRIVETSPVHDIYRAPAHPYTKGLLRSIPRLDQKGQELYAIKGLPPNLLHIPPGCAFHPRCPMARPVCRTDEPPLYTVDENRRSACHFWKETLDAR
- a CDS encoding peptide ABC transporter substrate-binding protein, with product MRGAKSAKWVAGAAIIALAATACGGGDGDDSSNSASKEKGKPAGYVSVDVGEPQKPLIPADTNEQLGSYVIQAVFTQLLEFDGEGNIVYTNAESVTTEDSKTWTVKLKPGWKFHDGTPVTAESYIKAWNWYANIKNNQQNAFWFEDIKGYADVHPEKGDPKSEEMSGLKAVDDTTFTIELDKPVPYFEYKLGYYTFAPLPEVFYKDTKAFGQAPVGNGPYIFEKWDHKKLIQVKANPDYQGPNKAKNKGILFKNYATVEAAYQDLISGNLDMIRQVGPKDLPKYKQDLGDRVIDEPYAAVQSLVPTFYSKTFKDIDPKVIQGLSMGIDRDTITKTVLNGTREPAKSFTPPGVAGNQQLDTDVFTFDPAKAKALVKEGGGVPDNKIWIQYNADGGHKEWVTAVCESIRNSTGVDCIPDAKPDFQTDLEARDNDQVKSMYRGGWVADYPLNVNFMRELYGTTAEANNGRFSDKEVDAAFKKGDNAPSLDESIKAYQEAEKLVLDKMPAIPLWEYKINGGYGKSVDNVAIDFRGDYVMTDVTVK